GTAAACTTTGATTTTTCAAAACTACCCTTAACCTCTTCAAGATATAAATCGGATACTGTAGGATTTGTAACGATAGCTAAAGTTCTGCTATTCGTATAACCTTCAAGGGTTTTTCCGATTTTATTTAACGTGCCATTCCCAATAAAAATAGGGTACGATCGTTCGCCCAAATCAACTTCAACTGTTTCCATGCATCCCTTATCCATATCACCATTATGGGCAGTATCCCTGTGATTAAAAGTTTGAAACATAATTCATATAATTTTCATGGTTTTTTTTAATCTCTTCAATAGAATCACCACCAAATTTCTCCAGGAAAACTCTTGCTATTTCAAATGCAGCAACGGCTTCGCCGATTACGGCCGCAGCAGGAACAGCACAGGTATCAGACCTTTCAATACTTGCCTCAAAGGGTTGTTTACTATTAATATCTACAGACCTTAAAGGTTTGTATAGTGTGGGAATAGGCTTCATAGCGGCTCTTATTACAATATCTTCGCCATTGCTCATTCCCCCTTCAATTCCACCAGCATAGTTACTTTGCCGTCTAAATTCTTTTCCATCATATTTTATTTCATCATGAACTGCCGAACCAGGCCTTCTTCCTTCTTCAAAGCCAAGGCCTATTTCAACACCTTTTATGGCCTGAATACCCATCATGGCGCCGGCAAGAAGGGAATCAAGCTTTCTATGACTATGTACATGACTTCCAAGACCTACAGGAAGCCCACTTATGACTACTTCAAAAATTCCTCCAAGGGAATCACCATTTTCTTTGGCCTCATCAATTCTTCTTTTCATTTTTTCAGAAATTTGCTCATCAGGATGACTGACTTCCGACTTTTCTGCATCTTCGTATATTTCATGGAGTATTTTTTTGTCGCCTTTTGGGTTACCATAATAAATAGACCCTTTTACGGGTGAATTATCATCTTCCACTCCACCAATACCGGTTACCCAGCTATATGTAATTATACCAAACTGTTCCAGCAACTGCCTTGCAACCGAACCGGCAGCAACCCTTGCAGCGGTTTCTCTGGCGCTGGATCGTTCCAGAATATTTCTAATATCCCTTTGATTATACTTAATAGCGCCGGAAAGATCCGCATGCCCCGGCCTCGGTTTTGTTACCGGATTATACTTTGCCTTATCCGAATCAAGACTTTCAACCAATTGAGGACTCATTACATCTGTCCAATTTTTCCAGTCCTTATTCTCAATAAAAAGTGAGACAGGCGCCCCTGTAGTAACCTCATGTCTTATCCCTGAAAGAAACTCTACAGTATCCGATTCGATCTTCATTCTGCCACCCCGTCCATATCCCTTCTGGCGCCTTTTTAACTGACTGTTAACATATGAACTTTTAACTGTGAGATTTGAAGGCATGCCTTCAATAACCGAGATAAGTCCTTTTCCGTGAGATTCTCCTGCAGTAATGTAGGTCAGCATTTAAAGTGCCTTTTCTATAATTCTAGGGGTAACAAATATTAGCAGCTCGGCCCTGTCATCGTTATTAGTCATCGTTTTAAACATCCAGCCGATTAGGGGCAATTTTGAAAGAAAAGGAACGCCAGCCTCACTATTACCTTTCTTTTGGGTAAAAATTCCACCGATGACTGTTGTATCACCATCTTTTATAAGCACTTCTGTTTGAGCTTCCTTCTTTGCAATACTCGGTGCGCCACCGGCGCCTGCTCTTGCAAAGTCAGGTTCGTTTTTTGATGCCTTAATCGTTAAAATAATACTTTTATCCTGTTTAACTTCAGGTGTAACGGTGAGCTTAAGACTTGCATCAACAAAGGTAGTCTGCGTTCCTTCAGCAGAAGTTGTCTCAAAGGGGATAGAAAGTCCCTGTTCTATCGATGCCTGTTTTTTATTGATTGTAACGACTCTGGGCCTTGAGATGATTTTAGACACGCCTTTTGATTCAAGAGCTGACAATTTAAGGTCCAGTGATATTGTGTTATCAATAGACCCGAAACTAATGCCAATAGCGCCGCCTGCACTTCCTCCGGTAACGCCGGTACCGGTAAAGCCTGATCCGACAGGCGCATTTAAAACCGTTCCACCTCCGGCGCCGATACCGACACCGACAGAATTAGGGAATTGATAATTAAGCGCATTTCCATGGGCTGCGTCGACTGCATATTGACTTCCCCATTGAACACCCAGTTCCTTTTTGTAATTAGTATCTACTTCAACTATTCTTGCCTCGATGAGAACCTGAGGCGTCGGTTTGTCCAATTCTTTCACTAAAAGTTTGGCTTCCTCTATTGTTCTTCTTATATCTCTAATAATCAATAAGCTTGATCTATCATCTACCGTTACAGAACCTCTGTCCGTCAATATTTCCTTTATCTTGGCTGCCATCTCAGATACAGGCGCATGGCTCACAGGAATAATTTCAGAATCCAGTTCTACTAATTTTTCCCTGTCTTTCTTGGAGGTTAATGTTTCAGCTTCTTCTTTCTTCAGCTTATCGGCAGGAGCAACTCTAATGACATTTCCCACCTGGACCATACCCAGTCCCTTAGCATTAAGAACAATATCAAAAGCCTGGTCCCAGGGAACATCACTTAACTTTATAGTAACCGTACCTTTTACATCATCTGCTGCTATAACGTTAAATCCACTAACCTCAGCAAAAAGCCTAAGCACATTTCCTATGTCTGCATCTTTATAGTCTAAAGAGACTCTTTGACCGGTATAAACTTTGCTCAACGGTTTTACTTTTAAGCTCTTACTTTCAAAGGGAACCTCTTCATCTTTTATTAAGGGCTCATCCCTCTCTGGCGCAGTCACCCCGGGAAGAAGTTGAGGTTCATCAATTTTCTCCACTTCAGCTACTTTAGTTTGCAAAGAAGGAGCTTCCTCCTCAATTAATTTTCTTTCAGGCAGGACCTGTTTGACCACTTGAACATCGTCACCGTCAGTAGAGGCATCTCTTTCAAAATCGACAAAAATGGTCCCATCATCCTGTTCAGCTATATATTTTGCTTCTTTATTAAGCTTAAAAACAATTCTCGTTCTTTTCTCTCTGCCAACCTTTTCCTGGTATGAACTAATCAGTGAAACAGGAGAGTTAAATTCAGACGTATCGAGACTTCTTTGCAATCCTTTCGGAATGGCAGTATTTGGCAGATTTAAAAGGACTTGCTCGGGAGATTTCTTAGTGATCGAATAGTTAACTTTTCCTGTCACTGAGACTATAATTCTTGACGCCTCGGGCAGTTGAGTAAATTTCAGGTCCGTCACAACAAACCCTCTCTCACCAGGGTCCTCTCTTGCAGGCAAAGCAGGAGAGGGAGCAATCGCCGGTGATAAATCCGCTTTATCGAGCACGCCTTTTTTCCCCAAAGAGATGACAAGTGACTTACCTCTTTTTACGATAAAATAATCGGAAGCTTTATTATTTCTTGAATCCAGCACCAAACGTACCTTACCTTTATGCTGCCCTACTCTGATTGCTTTCAACAGGCTTGCATCAACCTTTATTTTATCTTTCTTGTAAAGGTTCTTAACATTAAAAATATCGACAACAACTCTTGCAGGTTTCCCTAATCTAAAGGCATTATAGTTTCCTATGGCTCCATCGCCGGTAACGACGACAGCCACAGCGCCATCTTCTTTTATCACAGAAAAATCATTTATTACCTTTGCAGGCGGATAGGCTTTCTCCGGCGCAGCGACCTTAGCTTCGGCTTCGATTTCCGGCCCGGGTTCAATGGATTCAAGCGCTTCAGCGTTCATATCTTCCTGAGTAGCATCATAAGCAGCAGCATAATTATCCACTAAAACACTTAATTTATTTCCATCTTTTTCAATCTTATAACCGGTTATTTGCTCTAGTAAAATTTCAATCCTGCCTATATTAACGTCGTCTTCATCAAATTGAGTCATCCGAATTTCCTTAACAGTATCATTCTCAACCAAAACAGGCGTCTTTACACTACTGATATCAGCATCACTAATATCAATAACAATCCTTAAAGGATTCGCCAACTTAAATGCTGTATAAATTGCCGGTTTCTCGCTATTAATAACGATGGACGTTATTTCCTCAGACAACTCTGCGTTTACAGCCTCAATTCTATTAAAAAGGCCTGATGAACCTAATTGTTTAAAAGTACATCCTGCAGAATACGTAATAATTATGAGGACAAAGATCCCCAATAAAATCCATTTTGAAAGCGCTTTCATCTTCTTTTGTCCTCCGCAGATTGGATGACAAGCTCCTTAATCACCGGAACAATCTCACCCTTTTTTTTGTACTTTTCTTCAATCAAAACTTTCCCTTCTGCAATACCCGCTACCTTCCCCCCACTTTTACCGATAGGAGTGCCGATGTAAATTGTATGACCTTTACCTTCAGGATCCTCAACCATGGCAATGCGTCTCTTACCCATAATCATAACGGCGACAAGTTTCAACTGACTTAATTCAAGCGTTTCAAGAAAGGTCTTGGGTTCTCCTGTCTCCGT
The Deltaproteobacteria bacterium DNA segment above includes these coding regions:
- a CDS encoding 3-dehydroquinate synthase; protein product: METVEVDLGERSYPIFIGNGTLNKIGKTLEGYTNSRTLAIVTNPTVSDLYLEEVKGSFEKSKFT
- the aroC gene encoding chorismate synthase; translation: MLTYITAGESHGKGLISVIEGMPSNLTVKSSYVNSQLKRRQKGYGRGGRMKIESDTVEFLSGIRHEVTTGAPVSLFIENKDWKNWTDVMSPQLVESLDSDKAKYNPVTKPRPGHADLSGAIKYNQRDIRNILERSSARETAARVAAGSVARQLLEQFGIITYSWVTGIGGVEDDNSPVKGSIYYGNPKGDKKILHEIYEDAEKSEVSHPDEQISEKMKRRIDEAKENGDSLGGIFEVVISGLPVGLGSHVHSHRKLDSLLAGAMMGIQAIKGVEIGLGFEEGRRPGSAVHDEIKYDGKEFRRQSNYAGGIEGGMSNGEDIVIRAAMKPIPTLYKPLRSVDINSKQPFEASIERSDTCAVPAAAVIGEAVAAFEIARVFLEKFGGDSIEEIKKNHENYMNYVSNF
- the pilQ gene encoding type IV pilus secretin PilQ; this encodes MSEEITSIVINSEKPAIYTAFKLANPLRIVIDISDADISSVKTPVLVENDTVKEIRMTQFDEDDVNIGRIEILLEQITGYKIEKDGNKLSVLVDNYAAAYDATQEDMNAEALESIEPGPEIEAEAKVAAPEKAYPPAKVINDFSVIKEDGAVAVVVTGDGAIGNYNAFRLGKPARVVVDIFNVKNLYKKDKIKVDASLLKAIRVGQHKGKVRLVLDSRNNKASDYFIVKRGKSLVISLGKKGVLDKADLSPAIAPSPALPAREDPGERGFVVTDLKFTQLPEASRIIVSVTGKVNYSITKKSPEQVLLNLPNTAIPKGLQRSLDTSEFNSPVSLISSYQEKVGREKRTRIVFKLNKEAKYIAEQDDGTIFVDFERDASTDGDDVQVVKQVLPERKLIEEEAPSLQTKVAEVEKIDEPQLLPGVTAPERDEPLIKDEEVPFESKSLKVKPLSKVYTGQRVSLDYKDADIGNVLRLFAEVSGFNVIAADDVKGTVTIKLSDVPWDQAFDIVLNAKGLGMVQVGNVIRVAPADKLKKEEAETLTSKKDREKLVELDSEIIPVSHAPVSEMAAKIKEILTDRGSVTVDDRSSLLIIRDIRRTIEEAKLLVKELDKPTPQVLIEARIVEVDTNYKKELGVQWGSQYAVDAAHGNALNYQFPNSVGVGIGAGGGTVLNAPVGSGFTGTGVTGGSAGGAIGISFGSIDNTISLDLKLSALESKGVSKIISRPRVVTINKKQASIEQGLSIPFETTSAEGTQTTFVDASLKLTVTPEVKQDKSIILTIKASKNEPDFARAGAGGAPSIAKKEAQTEVLIKDGDTTVIGGIFTQKKGNSEAGVPFLSKLPLIGWMFKTMTNNDDRAELLIFVTPRIIEKAL
- a CDS encoding pilus assembly protein PilP, whose protein sequence is MLNLRFSQLIFALLVLAVMVGCGEESSQPPSGQRPAKAVKAKKVPKKAVAVKKQDAKVKKEEEVVYFYDPSGKTDPFFPILVEKAAEKEEEMIATETGEPKTFLETLELSQLKLVAVMIMGKRRIAMVEDPEGKGHTIYIGTPIGKSGGKVAGIAEGKVLIEEKYKKKGEIVPVIKELVIQSAEDKRR